A region from the Cryptosporangium arvum DSM 44712 genome encodes:
- a CDS encoding nitroreductase/quinone reductase family protein, whose protein sequence is MAFDTRNGTRGARQPRGRLLIWANRLMMRRIRRGKGGMRGGQALVLRTVGAKSGEERESPLAWFPGEGDSWLVCASAAGAPKNPAWYYNLAAHPDRVSIDVDGRRVPVTAEQLHGAEREAAWQSITASAPGFVDYQAKTDRELPIIRLTSRAE, encoded by the coding sequence GTGGCCTTTGACACCCGGAACGGCACCCGTGGTGCCCGGCAACCCCGGGGGCGCCTGTTGATCTGGGCGAACCGGCTGATGATGCGGCGGATCCGCCGGGGAAAGGGTGGGATGCGTGGGGGTCAGGCGCTCGTGCTGAGGACGGTCGGCGCCAAGAGCGGGGAGGAGCGCGAGTCGCCGCTCGCCTGGTTCCCGGGGGAGGGCGACAGCTGGCTGGTCTGCGCGTCCGCGGCGGGGGCGCCGAAGAACCCGGCCTGGTACTACAACCTGGCGGCGCACCCGGATCGGGTGAGCATCGACGTCGACGGGCGGAGGGTGCCGGTGACGGCCGAGCAGTTGCACGGGGCCGAGCGGGAGGCGGCGTGGCAGAGCATCACCGCGAGCGCACCCGGGTTCGTCGACTACCAGGCGAAAACGGACCGGGAGCTGCCGATCATCCGGCTGACGAGCCGAGCGGAATGA
- a CDS encoding MarR family winged helix-turn-helix transcriptional regulator, with product MHEHGAGAALVGLAALIHRRYSEICAVHDLTPAQAQLLCMLKDRPRGLTELSRLLGLARPGLSGLVDRIERRGLVQRDNPAHDRRAVTLSTTPLGQQIVDALYVDITSQLPDLLDDVAPDDRRIFERVASDIAAGGGFPGTCGGSCPTAAG from the coding sequence ATGCACGAGCACGGAGCCGGAGCCGCACTGGTGGGCCTCGCGGCGTTGATCCACCGTCGCTACAGCGAGATCTGCGCCGTCCACGACCTCACCCCGGCGCAGGCCCAACTGCTGTGCATGCTCAAAGACCGGCCGCGTGGCCTGACCGAACTCTCGCGTCTGCTCGGGCTGGCCCGGCCCGGCCTCAGCGGCCTGGTCGACCGCATCGAGCGGCGCGGCCTGGTCCAGCGTGACAACCCGGCACACGACCGCCGGGCCGTCACGCTCAGCACCACACCGCTGGGCCAGCAGATCGTCGACGCCCTCTACGTCGACATCACGTCACAGCTCCCCGACCTGCTCGACGACGTCGCACCCGATGACCGGCGCATCTTCGAACGCGTCGCCTCCGACATCGCCGCCGGAGGCGGTTTTCCCGGCACGTGCGGCGGTTCGTGTCCCACCGCCGCCGGCTGA
- a CDS encoding cupin domain-containing protein: MSQLYLAQPEQQQQLEWLNGGTLGMLLDGKASDGQLMIGRFDVSEGEAPPYHLHTREDEVFLLLKGTALVWYDDQEYELAEGGIVFLPKNVAHSYRITSKKADLLMINTPAGIEGMFREAGRDRSTPRPEGFSIKPDPAAAERYGSVIVGPPR; encoded by the coding sequence ATGAGTCAGCTCTATCTCGCGCAGCCCGAACAACAGCAGCAACTCGAATGGCTCAACGGCGGCACGCTCGGCATGCTGCTCGATGGCAAGGCCAGCGACGGCCAACTGATGATCGGGCGCTTCGACGTCTCCGAGGGCGAAGCGCCGCCCTATCACCTGCACACCCGGGAGGACGAGGTCTTCCTGCTGCTCAAAGGCACGGCCCTGGTCTGGTACGACGACCAGGAGTACGAGCTCGCCGAGGGCGGGATCGTCTTTCTTCCGAAGAACGTCGCGCACTCGTACCGGATCACGTCGAAGAAGGCGGATCTGCTGATGATCAACACGCCGGCCGGCATCGAGGGGATGTTCCGGGAGGCCGGACGTGACCGGTCGACGCCGCGGCCGGAGGGGTTCTCGATCAAGCCGGATCCGGCGGCGGCGGAGCGGTACGGCAGCGTGATCGTCGGGCCGCCTCGCTGA
- a CDS encoding SDR family NAD(P)-dependent oxidoreductase translates to MNELTNKVALVTGGSRGIGAAIARRLSECGADVALTYVQGYDQAHAVACEIKDTGRRAIAIKADGRNVDEVTGAVDRTAEMFGRLDIVVNNAGVFTVGPVDDLGDEEFAHTMAVNVQAPYAASRAALRHLKPGGRIVTIGSNVAERTTFSGFTLYAMSKTALIGMTKGLARELGPREITVNLVNPGPTDTDANPADGPNAEGIRSFTALDRYAKADEIASVVSFLASDDARYVTGASISVDGGFTV, encoded by the coding sequence ATGAACGAGTTGACGAACAAGGTCGCGTTGGTGACCGGCGGGTCCCGTGGCATCGGTGCCGCGATCGCCCGCCGGCTCTCGGAGTGCGGTGCCGACGTGGCACTGACCTACGTACAGGGCTACGACCAGGCCCACGCGGTGGCCTGCGAGATCAAGGACACCGGGCGACGGGCGATCGCCATCAAAGCCGACGGCCGGAACGTGGACGAGGTGACGGGCGCGGTGGATCGGACCGCCGAGATGTTCGGCCGGTTGGACATCGTGGTCAACAACGCGGGTGTCTTCACTGTGGGCCCGGTCGACGATCTCGGGGACGAGGAGTTCGCACACACGATGGCGGTGAACGTGCAGGCCCCGTACGCGGCCTCGCGAGCGGCGCTGCGCCATCTGAAACCGGGCGGCCGGATCGTCACGATCGGCAGCAACGTGGCCGAGCGGACGACCTTTTCCGGGTTCACGCTCTACGCGATGAGTAAGACGGCACTGATCGGGATGACCAAAGGGCTCGCGCGGGAACTCGGTCCGCGAGAGATCACGGTGAACCTGGTGAACCCGGGTCCCACGGACACGGACGCCAACCCGGCGGACGGACCGAACGCGGAGGGCATCCGATCGTTCACCGCACTCGACCGGTACGCGAAAGCCGACGAGATCGCGAGCGTGGTGTCGTTCCTCGCCAGCGACGACGCGCGTTACGTGACCGGAGCGTCGATCTCTGTTGATGGCGGCTTCACCGTGTGA
- a CDS encoding VOC family protein: MTTPKSRAGSRIDHLNLAVPDLATAEAFYEPVLASIGISKMLEIPPNATPNQPTAMTGFGLADVKPYFWLIDGGTVGTNMHVAFTVDTRDDVVTFHEAALAAGASELLPPAVHEEYHSDYYGAFVLDPHGINLEAVCHERP, translated from the coding sequence GTGACCACACCGAAGAGCAGAGCCGGTTCCCGGATCGACCACCTCAACCTCGCCGTGCCGGACCTGGCCACCGCAGAGGCTTTCTACGAGCCGGTGCTGGCCAGCATCGGCATCAGCAAGATGCTGGAGATTCCGCCGAACGCCACGCCGAACCAGCCGACGGCCATGACCGGTTTCGGCTTGGCCGACGTCAAGCCGTACTTCTGGCTCATCGACGGTGGGACGGTCGGCACGAACATGCACGTCGCTTTCACCGTCGACACCCGCGACGACGTCGTGACCTTCCACGAGGCGGCGCTGGCCGCGGGAGCCTCGGAGCTCCTCCCGCCCGCCGTGCACGAGGAGTACCACTCCGACTATTACGGCGCGTTCGTGCTCGATCCGCACGGCATCAACCTCGAGGCGGTCTGTCACGAGCGGCCGTAG
- a CDS encoding ABC transporter permease, with translation MTATLTSPDVDRSAPAPRVRRPFRLVRHSLALTKRSLIKTWHTPEALIDVTIQPAIFLVIFVYIFGKSVSGSTEQYLQFLLPGILAQSIATGAIAIGVNLNTDLEKGLFDRFRSLPIPRSAPLIGAVVGDVVRYVIVAISTLTVGYIMGFRIESNPLAAVAACLLAVLFALSLSWASVFVGMVVRTSGAVQGIMFLAVLPLSFASSMFVGVSALPGWLQAFVKVNPITHLVESMRALFNGTPVGNHVWWTLVWCVGLVAVFMPLALRAYRKKV, from the coding sequence ATGACTGCGACCCTCACCAGCCCCGACGTCGACCGCTCCGCTCCCGCGCCCCGCGTGCGCCGACCGTTCCGCCTGGTACGACACTCGCTGGCCCTCACAAAACGCAGCCTGATCAAAACCTGGCACACGCCGGAAGCATTGATCGACGTGACGATCCAGCCGGCGATCTTCCTCGTCATCTTCGTCTACATCTTCGGCAAGTCGGTCTCCGGTTCCACCGAGCAGTACCTGCAGTTCCTGCTGCCCGGCATCCTCGCTCAGAGCATCGCCACCGGCGCGATCGCGATCGGCGTCAACCTCAACACCGACCTGGAGAAGGGCCTGTTCGACCGGTTCCGCTCGTTGCCTATCCCGCGGTCGGCGCCCCTGATCGGTGCGGTCGTCGGTGACGTCGTGCGGTACGTGATCGTCGCTATTTCGACGCTGACCGTCGGCTACATCATGGGATTCCGGATCGAGTCGAACCCGCTCGCCGCCGTGGCGGCCTGCCTGCTCGCTGTGCTCTTCGCGCTGTCGCTCAGCTGGGCGTCGGTGTTCGTCGGGATGGTGGTCCGGACCAGCGGAGCGGTGCAGGGAATCATGTTCCTCGCCGTCCTGCCGCTGAGCTTCGCCTCCAGCATGTTCGTGGGTGTCTCCGCGCTGCCCGGCTGGCTGCAGGCCTTCGTGAAAGTCAACCCGATCACGCACCTGGTCGAATCGATGCGTGCCCTGTTCAACGGCACTCCGGTCGGCAACCACGTCTGGTGGACGCTGGTCTGGTGCGTCGGCCTGGTCGCGGTCTTCATGCCGCTGGCCCTGCGCGCCTACCGCAAGAAAGTGTGA
- a CDS encoding daunorubicin resistance protein DrrA family ABC transporter ATP-binding protein has translation MTTDLVIEAEGLVKHFGSTKALQGVDIAVERGTILGVLGPNGAGKTTAVRILSTLLRPDGGHARIAGFDVVRDAERVREAIGLTGQYASVDEDLTGRQNLELFGVLLDLGKTGARRRATELLEWFDLTDAANRAAKTYSGGMRRRLDLAASLVGRPDVIFLDEPTTGLDPSKREDMWNVVRTLVRDGSTVLLTTQYLEEAEALADQITVIDHGLVIAHDTPEALKRVVGGSTLEVRPSNAADLPAAADILNEISAGTPADQIRKGVLAVPVASDEAMTVAVARLAAARIPVTELSLHLPSLDEVFFTLTGRPAANTQEAAA, from the coding sequence ATGACAACCGACCTGGTGATCGAGGCCGAGGGCCTCGTCAAACACTTCGGCTCCACCAAGGCCCTCCAAGGCGTCGACATCGCCGTTGAACGCGGCACCATTCTCGGCGTTCTGGGTCCCAACGGAGCCGGCAAGACCACTGCGGTCCGCATCCTGTCCACGCTCCTGCGCCCCGACGGCGGCCACGCCCGCATCGCCGGTTTCGACGTCGTCCGCGACGCCGAGCGCGTCCGGGAAGCGATCGGTCTCACCGGCCAGTACGCCTCGGTCGACGAGGACTTGACCGGACGTCAGAACCTGGAGCTTTTCGGCGTTCTGCTCGACCTGGGCAAGACCGGAGCACGCCGACGCGCCACCGAGCTGCTCGAGTGGTTCGACCTCACCGACGCCGCCAACCGGGCCGCCAAGACCTACTCCGGTGGTATGCGCCGCCGCCTCGACCTGGCCGCGAGCCTCGTCGGCCGCCCCGACGTGATCTTCCTCGACGAGCCCACCACCGGCCTCGACCCGAGCAAGCGCGAAGACATGTGGAACGTGGTGCGCACGCTTGTCCGCGACGGCTCCACCGTCCTCCTGACCACCCAGTACCTCGAGGAGGCCGAGGCGCTCGCCGACCAGATCACGGTGATCGACCACGGACTCGTCATCGCGCACGACACCCCCGAGGCGTTGAAGCGTGTCGTCGGCGGCTCGACGCTCGAGGTCCGCCCGTCGAACGCCGCCGATCTGCCGGCCGCTGCCGACATCCTCAACGAGATCTCCGCCGGCACCCCCGCCGATCAGATCCGCAAGGGCGTGCTCGCCGTGCCGGTCGCGTCCGACGAGGCGATGACCGTCGCCGTGGCCCGCCTCGCCGCCGCACGCATCCCCGTGACCGAGCTGTCGCTCCACCTGCCCAGCCTCGACGAGGTCTTCTTCACCCTCACCGGCCGCCCGGCCGCCAACACCCAGGAGGCCGCGGCATGA